The stretch of DNA cacatggtaagaaaATCGGTTGGcgattttattcattttttttatttttatttctcgCAAATTATCTCGATGATGCAAATTTTCGTATTACTTTCACAAGCAATAttcaaatatacatatatatattcacaaggtttaaccgtattaccacagtatgaccttttATTTGCTTAAATGATtcgcttatattcatcgactgacctacttaatgtgtgacttatagatggtgtccgactggtaaataaactactaaaggaatccacaaatttaaatcaggagatttcggcacaatggttattcaaattgatatctatactagggagacttctgggtgttggaaaaataccgattttgttgtaaaattccCTAATTTTCTAAACTTAGCCTCTCGTCCTTTCTTAACCTATATACTTTCAAAGTGAATAATTGTCCTAAATCTTtagaaaaaattttaaattggctcaagaaaaggaaaaatttagaaaaaccaaagaaaacactatagatttaattttttttttattatgcgaaaagggaaataaattgaaatgactgggaaataaataaaagtagtgAAATgctcccctaaacttaaatccaacagTGTCCTCACTGGTGCGACTCAAGAGTAGAATTGGAGTGCAAAACCTGGAGATTGACACCTATAATGCACTGATTGGGTGTTAAGCGatcaatctctttattttctgcaaattcaaagtaaaacattaaattaaaaactCGTGGGTTGCCTCCCACGCAGCGCTTTGTTTAAAGTCGGTTAGCTCGACTTTGCATGATCCTTAAATCAAGAGGGCGCCTCTTTCAGACTGACATCCTTAACACTGTACTCAACATCCTTAGAGATCCATTTGAACACATCAAACCATCTCATAGGTTCTTTCCCTTTTGCTTTCTTTCTAGTGAGAGGAGGTGAAGGTTTCTTCTTTACAGTGTGAATCTTCCCATGTGCCAGCATTTGGCATTCTTTAAAAATCTGGTCGTGAGTATCGGGAAATCCACCTAGCACATTCTCATAATACTGACCCTTCTTGTGTTTTATATCCTGGAAGATATCATTTACTGGGCGGGGTTTTAGGATGTCGGGAGGGACTTGTTCATAGGTGGGTTTATCGATATGTCCTTCAACTTTCTCGAGTCTACAACAAGAGTTCTTGAAGGTGGGGCCTTTCGTGAATTGAGACAGTATAAACTCGATTTTCTCATCCCCAACCTCAAAGGTAAGCTTCCCTTTCTTTACATTTATTATAGCGCCCGCAGTAGCTAAGAAAGGTCTACCTAACAGAATGGGAATATCAATGTCTTCCCTGATGTCCATGATCACAAAATCAGTAGGGATAAACAGTTTGCCGATCCTTACTGGAACATTTTCCAGTATTCCTAATGGGTATTTGATAGACCTGTCAGCCAACTGTAAGGACATCTTAGTAGGTTTTAACTCTCCAAGTCCGAGCCTCTTGCAGATAGATAGAGGCATCAAACTTACACTTGCTCCTAAATCACAAAGGGCTTTATCTATGACATATCTGCCAACAACGCAAGGAATAGAAAAGTTTCCTGGGTCCTCGAGTTTTGGGGCTAGCTTGTTTTCACTAATTGCATTGCATTCAACTTGCCCAATGTCTTCAATCTTTCGCTTGTTTGAAAgaatttcttttaagaatttgGCATAGGAAGGTATTTGGGTTATAGCCTCAATGAAGGGTATGTCAATATGAAGCCTTTTGAGCATCTCGATAAATTTCTCAAATTGCCCCGGATTCTTAGATTTGGCAAGTCTTTGAGGATATGGGATAGGAGGTTTGTAAGGAGGAGGGGGTACATATGGTTTTTCTTGATCATTCTCAATCACCTCTTTGGCCTGCGATGTTTGTCCATCCTCCACTGCTATCGGTTCTCTCTCAGCGTCCTTGTCAGTTACACTCTCCGAGTCTTTCTCTACAATTTTTCCTAAGTCTCTCGCTCTAACTCTTTTAGCAGCGGGGTCTTCTAACTCTGTTCCGCTTTGTAGTGTTATAGCGTTAACGTGGCACTTGGGATTCGATTGCGGTTGGCCGAGTAATGTTCCGGCTAGGGCAGCTGTAGCTGCCTGTTGTTGAGCCACTTGAGAAATTTGAGTTTCTAGCATCTTATTATGAGTGGAAATGGAATCGATTTTGTTAGCTAATTGCTTAATCAACTCATTAGTGTGAATATTTTGGTTCATGAATTCCTTATTTTGTTGAGTCTGAGCTAGGACAAAATTCTCCATCATAAGTTCAAAGTTTGACTTTTGAGGGGCAACGGGAGCAACAGGGACTCCTATTTGGTTTTGGAAGCCTGGTGGAGTGCTAGGCGTAAATAAAGCATCATTTTTCTTATAGGGGAGGCTTGGGTGATTTATCCACCCAGGGTTGTACGTGTTGGAGTACGGGTTTCCTTGCACATAATTTGtataacaccccgaactaactacccttaaaaacgtgatcttaaaaactttttaaagataagtagccggagcgctacggaaaaacattttcaaaaacgatcgtgcacatgacacgaaacgtcgcagcggaaaacataacataaaggattttcaaagcagtgaacaaaatagttcaaaagataattcattaacataaaacataagttaagatgttcgcatcgatatacgacggaatacaaacgatccccgactcgatgttacaaactaccagagcactaatatacatctcaaccaaactaaacttaacaaaactatacaaaggtagcctacactagctcctcaccaaaagtgctccacaccaaaacgatctgcagctaaaactcgatcgaaacctcgacctgaatacctgaacccccaaaggtccagcacataacaaataggtagagagttagtaaacataatcacatacatacaaatatagaaacgcacctatattcaacctatcacgtaatactaactcacacacatgcctcgataagcaatacaccagataacacatactcacaaatacacaaccagatagtttcacgtcgtttcggacaacacaaagaactcacataacacataacacataattgcacatttactcaaatgcgactaatgccaaacattcaatgtcatgccaacctagacacgactaatgcatgtggtaccatcttctttatcaaggaacttaccattgatattcttctttattggacaagtccaatatccttctttatcagacaagtctgatatccctaagtaatgcatgaatttatgaatgtcatgcatttaccaaacatatgataatcacttagcacgaagctactgctcactacatggataacataatccattaaacttctttatcagacaaactgatattcttctttatcggacaacccgatatacaaaaatacatatacttctttgacattttatataaatgccattacacaacacaattattaaacatataataattccaaaccaaaacgaaaccaaatacatggatacacacactttacaaacattaacaaaaattgctgtcacagagctgttcgctaagcgaagccgtagcgaacccgtagcgaacaacatcagagggttacaggtacatggcgaacaggtagcgaacttgtagcgaacttattcgctaagcgaacaggtagcgaaccacaccagaaaatatctgttcttgagttttctaaggcggtttaacatccaaatccatccaaaatacattataacatgttataaatgcataacaagtgatcaatcatgtatataccatacatatatacatgtattaacattcaaaaacaccaaaacacatcacacatacaaaatcatgtcaatttcttgcaaaataagcaaagttgcataaacatgcaaaaccatcatcaaacatatacatattccctcctagatgttcattaagcatactaagatgaaaagacatgtttatgataaagaaaacttcacccaaaccccaaagaaattggatgagagagttcaggaatggaggctagacacctcccctctcttggatcacccaagcttatgcttaaccactctcaccttggattgaatgatgattcttggcctctaaactcTTCTCCTTGCTTGTGTTCttctagccaaaaccctagcttagcttgttcttgctCCTAAGCTTacaacttctaacttctcatgaaaaatgaattgtgagactattcatggttttgacttgctacttataccactctctattggtcatgaaccaagcccaatagcctaagcccattaagctctcacacgccccaagcccattaacacgacaaaggtttcgctcacaaacttatgttcgcgataaatagttataggtcgcgtaaataaatatttaacactaacccaaaatatatgcaaatatataaaatatcgatttactaaaaatcgggtcgttacaatttGCTTGGTCGAGTCCGGCCAGTAATTGACATTCAGAGGTTATGTGTCCAGGAACTCCACATAGTTCGCAGTTCGGTTGTACTGCGGCTATGGTAGCAGCGGGAGATAGAGTTAAACTCTCTATCTTTTGAGAAAGGGCTTCTATTTTGGCATTGACATGGTCTATGCCGCTTACTTCGTACATACCGCCTTTTGTCTGGGATTTCTCTATGGCAGCGCGTTCGCTTCCCCATTGATAATGGTTTTGGGCCATGTTTTCTATAAGCTGGGTGGCTTCTTGGTAAGGTTTATCCATCAGTGCTCCGCCGGCGGCTGCATCAATGGTAAGTCTAGTGTTATATAGCAGCCCATTGTAGAAGGTATGGATAATAAGCCATTGTTCTAAACCGTGGTGTGGACAGAGTCTCATCATATCCTTGTATCTTTCCCAAGCTTCGAAGAGTGATTCTCCTTCTTTTTGCCTAAATCCGTTGATTTGGGCTCTTAACATAGCTGTCTTACTTGGCGGGAAATATCTGGCCAAGAATTGTTTCTTCAATTCGTTCCATGTAGTGATGGAGTTTGTAGGTAAAGCTTGAAGCCAAGCTCTAGCTCTATCTCTTAAAGAGAACGGGAAAAGGCGGAGTCGTATTGCTTCGGGTTCAACACCATTGGCTTTTATTGTGTCTGCGTACTGCACAAACACCGAGAGGTGGAGGTTCGGATCCTCCGTGGGCGAACCAGAGAATTGGTTTTGTTGCACGATTTGCAACAGCGCAGGTTTCAATTCGAAGTTCCTTGCTTCGATGTTAGGGGGCGCGATACTCGAATGAGGTTCCTCTTCGGAGGGAACGGCATAGTCCTTGAGAGGACGTTCGCGTTGAGCCATCGATATGaggttaaattgtttttgaaattcgCGGATTCAGCGTTGTAAATGAATATAACGCTCTATTTCTGGGATAGGTTGTTCTAATGATTCCTCGGAGGTACGAGTACTGGGCATACAACCTAAGTAAAAGGGTTGCCTTAATCGTTACAGATTAAAAACTAAGTAGCGAAAATTGACTAAattagtccccggcaacggcgccaaaaacttgatgcgataactctgcaagtgcacaagtatatcgtgtag from Trifolium pratense cultivar HEN17-A07 linkage group LG5, ARS_RC_1.1, whole genome shotgun sequence encodes:
- the LOC123886512 gene encoding uncharacterized protein LOC123886512; this encodes MAQRERPLKDYAVPSEEEPHSSIAPPNIEARNFELKPALLQIVQQNQFSGSPTEDPNLHLSVFVQYADTIKANGVEPEAIRLRLFPFSLRDRARAWLQALPTNSITTWNELKKQFLARYFPPSKTAMLRAQINGFRQKEGESLFEAWERYKDMMRLCPHHGLEQWLIIHTFYNGLLYNTRLTIDAAAGGALMDKPYQEATQLIENMAQNHYQWGSERAAIEKSQTKGGMYEVSGIDHVNAKIEALSQKIESLTLSPAATIAAVQPNCELCGVPGHITSECQLLAGLDQANCFQNQIGVPVAPVAPQKSNFELMMENFVLAQTQQNKEFMNQNIHTNELIKQLANKIDSISTHNKMLETQISQVAQQQAATAALAGTLLGQPQSNPKCHVNAITLQSGTELEDPAAKRVRARDLGKIVEKDSESVTDKDAEREPIAVEDGQTSQAKEVIENDQEKPYVPPPPYKPPIPYPQRLAKSKNPGQFEKFIEMLKRLHIDIPFIEAITQIPSYAKFLKEILSNKRKIEDIGQVECNAISENKLAPKLEDPGNFSIPCVVGRYVIDKALCDLGASVSLMPLSICKRLGLGELKPTKMSLQLADRSIKYPLGILENVPVRIGKLFIPTDFVIMDIREDIDIPILLGRPFLATAGAIINVKKGKLTFEVGDEKIEFILSQFTKGPTFKNSCCRLEKVEGHIDKPTYEQVPPDILKPRPVNDIFQDIKHKKGQYYENVLGGFPDTHDQIFKECQMLAHGKIHTVKKKPSPPLTRKKAKGKEPMRWFDVFKWISKDVEYSVKDVSLKEAPS